In Choloepus didactylus isolate mChoDid1 chromosome 25 unlocalized genomic scaffold, mChoDid1.pri SUPER_25_unloc2, whole genome shotgun sequence, one genomic interval encodes:
- the LOC119525554 gene encoding olfactory receptor 7C1-like, with product MEGSTTLGLRLGFQAVVVAKESLEALGITQLSINRKRSFIHMEPGNQTRASEFLLLGFSANSEIQFILFGLFLIMYLVTFTGNLLIILAISLDSHLHIPMYFFLSNLSFADICFTSTTVPKMLINIQTENKVITYTGCITQIFLFIVFGCLDNLLLTVMAYDRFMAICHPLNYMVIMNPQLCGLLILGSWGLSVMGSLLETLPVLRLFFCTNMEIPHFFCDLPEVLKLACSETLINNIAVYFSTGLLAVIPFIGILFSYFQIFSSILKISSAVGKYKAFSTCVSHLSVVSLFYSTGLGVYLSSAVTSSSRTSLIASVMYTLVTPMLNPFIYGLRNRDMKGALVRLLGWTGTSP from the exons ATGGAGGGTTCAACTACACTGGGTCTAAGATTAGGTTTCCAGGCAGTAGTGGTGGCAAAGGAAAGCTTGGAAGCTTTGGGAATTACCCAACTGAGTATTAATAGA AAAAGGTCTTTCATCCACATGGAACCTGGAAATCAAACACGTGCTTCAGAATTTCTACTTTTGGGATTTTCAGCAAATTCAGAGATTCAGTTCATTTTGTTTGGGCTGTTCCTGATCATGTACCTGGTCACCTTCACTGGCAACCTGCTCATCATCCTGGCAATCAGTTTAGATTCCCACCTCCACatacccatgtactttttcctctccaaCCTGTCCTTTGCTGACATTTGTTTCACCTCCACCACTGTCCCAAAGATGCTCATAAACATCCAGACAGAAAACAAAGTTATCACCTATACAGGCTGCATCACCcagatatttttattcattgtttttggaTGCCTAGACAATTTACTCCTGacagtgatggcctatgaccgatTCATGGCCATCTGTCACCCACTGAACTACATGGTCATCATGAACCCACAGCTCTGTGGACTGTTAATTCTGGGGTCCTGGGGCCTCAGTGTCATGGGATCATTGCTGGAAACTTTGCCAGTTTTGAGGCTGTTCTTCTGCACAAACATGGAAATCCCACACTTTTTCTGTGATCTTCCCGAAGTCCTGAAACTTGCTTGTTCTGAAACCCTCATCAATAACATAGCAGTGTATTTTTCAACTGGACTTCTTGCTGTAATTCCTTTCATTGGAatacttttctcttattttcagattttctcttccattctgaAAATTTCTTCTGCTGTAGGCAAGTATAAAGCCTTTTCTACTTGTGTGTCTCACCTCTCAGTTGTCTCACTATTCTATAGCACAGGTCTTGGTGTTTATCTGAGTTCTGCTGTGACATCATCCTCTAGAACAAGTCTCATTGCCTCAGTAATGTACACTCTGGTAacccccatgctgaaccccttcatcTACGGTCTGAGGAACAGGGACATGAAGGGGGCCCTGGTGAGGCTCCTTGGCTGGACAGGCACCTCTCCGTGA